A genomic segment from Microbulbifer elongatus encodes:
- a CDS encoding monovalent cation/H+ antiporter subunit D family protein: MLAHLPILQVILPLMAAPSCLLIRKANLVWLFTLSVSVAALVVSVLLLQQVYATGPITYELGGWEAPWGIEYRIDLLNAWVLFIVTALSSVVLLAANTSVQRELEANRQTVFYTLYLLCFAGLLGIVATGDAFNVFVFLEISSLSTYALIALGKDRRALWAAFQYLIMGTIGATFILIGIGFLYMMTGTLNMADLAARIPSLAESTTVLAAFAFIFVGICLKLALFPLHLWLPNAYSCAPSIVTAFLAATATKVALYLLLRFTFTVFGVDFSLSHLPLDILLITLGLVGVFAASIVAVYQVNIKRMFAFSSVAQIGYMVVGIGIGTATALQATLLHLFNHALMKGGLFLALAGLVYQMGGCRMAHFRGLGHTMPWTMAAVVVGGISLIGMPLTVGFVSKWYLIAAAMEQQLWWVAVLVVLGSLLAVAYIWKLVEAAYFRSPESEHGQEPDNDTRREAPLGILLPAWLLIAANIYFGIDTRLPVEVTAAASQFLLGGAAQ, from the coding sequence ATGCTGGCACACCTTCCAATCCTGCAGGTGATTCTGCCGCTGATGGCGGCCCCTTCCTGCCTGTTGATTCGCAAGGCCAATCTGGTGTGGCTGTTTACCCTCTCGGTCAGCGTGGCGGCTCTGGTAGTCAGTGTACTGCTGTTGCAGCAAGTCTACGCCACGGGCCCGATCACTTACGAGCTGGGGGGCTGGGAAGCGCCCTGGGGGATCGAGTACCGCATCGACCTGCTCAATGCCTGGGTGCTGTTTATTGTTACCGCGCTCAGTAGTGTGGTTCTGCTGGCAGCCAATACCAGCGTACAGAGGGAGCTGGAGGCCAATCGGCAGACCGTGTTCTACACCCTCTATCTGCTGTGTTTTGCCGGGCTGCTGGGCATTGTCGCCACCGGTGACGCATTCAATGTCTTCGTGTTTCTGGAAATATCCTCTCTGTCCACCTATGCCCTGATTGCCCTCGGCAAAGACCGGCGCGCACTGTGGGCGGCCTTTCAATACCTGATCATGGGCACCATCGGTGCCACCTTTATTCTGATCGGTATCGGTTTTCTGTACATGATGACCGGCACCCTGAATATGGCAGACCTGGCCGCACGTATTCCGTCGCTGGCCGAATCGACCACAGTGCTCGCGGCATTCGCATTTATTTTTGTTGGCATCTGTCTGAAGCTGGCGCTTTTCCCACTGCATTTGTGGCTACCGAATGCCTACAGTTGCGCGCCGTCTATTGTCACGGCCTTTCTCGCCGCAACCGCGACCAAGGTCGCGCTGTATCTCCTGCTGCGATTTACCTTTACCGTGTTCGGTGTGGATTTTTCCCTGTCACACCTGCCGCTGGACATTCTGTTGATCACGCTCGGTCTGGTCGGTGTCTTTGCCGCGTCCATCGTCGCGGTCTACCAGGTCAATATCAAACGTATGTTCGCCTTCTCCAGCGTGGCACAGATCGGCTATATGGTGGTGGGCATCGGCATTGGTACGGCAACGGCTCTGCAGGCCACCCTGCTGCACCTGTTCAATCACGCGTTGATGAAAGGCGGTCTATTTCTGGCGCTGGCGGGGCTCGTTTACCAGATGGGGGGCTGCCGTATGGCGCACTTTCGCGGTCTCGGCCACACCATGCCCTGGACCATGGCCGCCGTTGTGGTTGGCGGTATCAGCCTGATCGGTATGCCACTCACCGTGGGCTTTGTCAGCAAATGGTATCTGATTGCCGCCGCCATGGAGCAGCAGCTCTGGTGGGTGGCGGTGCTGGTGGTGCTCGGCTCACTGTTGGCCGTGGCCTATATCTGGAAACTGGTGGAAGCGGCCTACTTCCGGTCACCGGAAAGTGAACATGGGCAGGAGCCGGACAATGACACCAGGCGGGAAGCCCCGCTGGGGATTCTGCTGCCCGCGTGGCTGCTGATTGCTGCAAATATTTATTTCGGAATCGATACCCGTCTGCCGGTGGAAGTGACTGCCGCGGCCTCGCAATTCCTGCTAGGAGGCGCTGCGCAATGA
- the dxs gene encoding 1-deoxy-D-xylulose-5-phosphate synthase → MFDEIPRQRPSTPLLDQIDDPAQLRALPEKQLPELATQLREYLLYCVGQTGGHFGAGLGVVELTIALHYIYNTPEDRLVWDVGHQTYPHKILTGRREQMLSMRQQGGLSGFPKRSESPYDTFGVGHSSTSISAALGMALGSPDERKVVAVIGDGAMTAGMAFEALNHAAHTGKDMLVVLNDNRMSISKNVGGLATYFARILASKTYLNMREGSRKILSAIPKAWQLARRTEEHVKGMITPGTLFEELGFNYVGPLDGHNMQDLVHTLRNLRNQRGPQLLHIVTTKGKGFGPAEEDPVGYHALNKLEPKPKVQVAAAEVKKKGPKYQDIFGQWLCDTAEQDEKLIGITPAMCEGSGMVEFAERFPERYHDVAIAEQHAVTLAAGLACEEQKPVVAIYSTFLQRGYDQLVHDVAIQNLDVTFAIDRAGLVGEDGPTHAGSFDLTFMRCLPNIVIAAPSDENECRQLLYTAYQYPGPSAVRYPRGTGPGVEIEKEMTELPIGKGRVIQEGKDIAILSFGTLLAPAREAAERLGATLVDMRWVKPLDEALIDRIADSHELLVTLEENTIAGGAGSAVSEYLNQRIVPVPLLQLGLPDKTIEHGKHPKLLAEIGLDASGIEEQIRERQTQMHQAQSKGQAAAI, encoded by the coding sequence ATGTTCGACGAGATTCCCCGCCAGCGCCCGTCAACGCCGCTTCTCGACCAGATCGATGACCCGGCCCAACTGCGCGCCCTGCCGGAAAAACAGCTGCCGGAACTGGCAACCCAGCTGCGTGAGTACCTGCTCTATTGCGTGGGCCAGACCGGCGGCCACTTCGGTGCCGGCCTGGGCGTGGTGGAGCTCACCATCGCCCTGCACTACATCTACAACACCCCGGAAGATCGCCTGGTGTGGGACGTGGGCCACCAGACCTACCCGCACAAGATCCTTACCGGCCGTCGCGAGCAGATGCTCAGCATGCGCCAGCAGGGCGGCCTGTCCGGCTTCCCCAAACGCAGTGAAAGCCCCTACGACACCTTCGGCGTGGGCCATTCCAGCACCTCCATCAGCGCCGCCCTGGGCATGGCCCTGGGCTCCCCGGATGAACGCAAGGTCGTGGCCGTGATCGGCGATGGCGCCATGACCGCGGGTATGGCCTTCGAGGCCCTGAACCACGCCGCCCACACCGGCAAAGATATGCTGGTGGTGCTGAACGACAACCGTATGTCGATCTCCAAGAACGTGGGTGGCCTCGCCACTTATTTTGCGCGCATTCTGGCCAGTAAAACCTACCTGAACATGCGCGAAGGCAGCCGCAAGATCCTGTCGGCCATCCCCAAGGCCTGGCAGCTGGCGCGGCGCACCGAAGAACACGTAAAAGGCATGATCACCCCCGGCACCCTGTTCGAGGAGTTGGGGTTCAACTATGTCGGCCCGCTGGATGGCCACAATATGCAGGATCTGGTGCACACCCTGCGCAACCTGCGCAATCAGCGCGGCCCCCAGCTGCTGCATATCGTCACCACCAAGGGCAAGGGCTTCGGCCCGGCGGAAGAAGACCCGGTGGGCTACCACGCACTGAATAAACTGGAGCCAAAACCCAAGGTTCAGGTAGCAGCCGCGGAAGTAAAAAAGAAAGGCCCCAAATACCAGGATATTTTCGGCCAGTGGCTGTGCGACACCGCCGAGCAGGATGAAAAGCTGATCGGTATCACCCCGGCCATGTGCGAAGGCTCCGGCATGGTGGAATTCGCCGAGCGCTTCCCGGAGCGCTACCACGATGTCGCCATCGCGGAACAGCACGCGGTCACTCTGGCCGCCGGCCTCGCCTGCGAAGAGCAGAAACCGGTGGTGGCCATCTACTCGACCTTCCTGCAGCGGGGCTACGACCAGCTGGTGCACGATGTGGCCATCCAGAACCTGGATGTCACCTTTGCCATCGACCGCGCCGGCCTCGTCGGCGAAGACGGCCCCACCCACGCGGGCAGCTTCGACCTGACCTTTATGCGCTGCCTGCCCAATATTGTTATCGCCGCACCCAGCGACGAGAACGAGTGTCGCCAGCTGCTTTACACCGCTTACCAGTACCCGGGCCCGTCGGCAGTGCGCTACCCGCGCGGCACTGGCCCGGGTGTGGAAATCGAAAAAGAAATGACCGAGCTGCCGATTGGCAAGGGCCGCGTTATTCAGGAGGGCAAGGATATTGCGATCCTGAGTTTTGGCACACTGCTGGCACCGGCGCGCGAAGCGGCGGAAAGACTCGGTGCGACACTGGTGGACATGCGCTGGGTTAAACCCCTGGATGAAGCGCTGATCGACCGTATTGCGGACAGCCACGAGCTGCTGGTCACTCTGGAAGAAAATACCATTGCCGGCGGCGCCGGTAGTGCGGTTTCCGAATACCTGAACCAGCGTATCGTCCCGGTACCGCTGTTGCAGCTGGGCTTGCCGGACAAAACCATCGAACACGGCAAGCACCCCAAACTGCTCGCAGAAATCGGCCTTGATGCCTCTGGTATCGAAGAACAAATCCGCGAGCGGCAGACACAGATGCATCAGGCACAATCAAAAGGCCAGGCTGCAGCGATATAA
- a CDS encoding cation:proton antiporter subunit C, with protein sequence MMLQASHYNYWVVIALMMIGLYMVIAQGNLVKKIIGLNIFQTSVFIFYISVGKVDGGSAPILHEGETLYSNPLPHVLILTAIVVGIATTALALALTIRIKHAYGSIEERDIQAAEALQEQASPQNRPAVEKEP encoded by the coding sequence ATGATGTTACAGGCATCGCACTACAACTACTGGGTCGTTATCGCACTGATGATGATCGGCCTGTATATGGTCATCGCTCAGGGAAATCTGGTTAAGAAAATCATTGGCCTGAATATTTTTCAGACCTCGGTGTTTATTTTCTACATCAGCGTGGGCAAGGTTGATGGTGGCAGTGCGCCGATTCTGCACGAGGGCGAAACCCTTTATTCCAACCCGCTCCCCCATGTGTTGATTCTCACCGCCATCGTGGTTGGCATTGCCACCACCGCACTGGCGCTGGCGCTGACCATTCGCATCAAGCACGCGTATGGGTCCATTGAAGAACGGGATATCCAGGCGGCGGAGGCACTGCAGGAACAGGCCTCGCCTCAAAATCGGCCCGCTGTGGAAAAGGAGCCATAA
- a CDS encoding DUF885 domain-containing protein produces the protein MSFTNSVKQVLNAKRLGLSITIMATSLTVQAMDHKEFNKAMDALPKSGASDKLQALQDLRYRWIMESYPETATYRGYPGFEEHWTDQSIKGIERRKGQTRKLLAASRHLNEDKLTDAEKLDYQLLYQDLLLEVRGYQFPEHLLPVNHMSGIQRSVPGVLNAMPKKTSADYQNILARLEKLPGLIEQTRILMEKGLAQKLTPPQITLRDLPGQIRALIPADPKQSPLLKAFYDMPSSIPAAQQKRLRTRAVNFYQKTLVQNWQRFAEYVERDYIPNANTETAFTKNEDGIRWYAYKVGKQTTTDLSPEEIHRIGLAEVRRIRNQMDAIIKKTGFDGDFKAFTDFLRNDPQFYYENKEDLLKNYRDIAKRIDGELPALFGTLPRLPYGIKPIPEYSEKSQTTAYYQPGSMEAGRAGVFFANTYNLKSRPTWEMEALTVHEAMPGHHLQIALAQEQKDIHPLRRNKFYTGFVEGWGLYSESLGYDLGLYKDPYNEFGALTYDMWRAVRLVVDTGMHQLGWSRDEAIQYFMSNSAKPEHDIVVEIDRYLVWPGQALAYKVGQLKIQEIRARAEEALGNNFDIRQFHDALLGAGALPLNVLERRMNRWIESQGGEISNSQPAVEASGQAALN, from the coding sequence ATGTCCTTTACCAATTCCGTTAAGCAAGTCCTGAACGCCAAACGCCTCGGGTTATCCATTACCATTATGGCTACCAGCCTGACCGTTCAGGCCATGGACCATAAAGAGTTCAACAAAGCCATGGACGCACTGCCCAAGAGCGGTGCCAGCGACAAACTGCAGGCATTACAAGATCTGCGTTACCGCTGGATCATGGAAAGTTACCCCGAGACCGCCACCTACCGCGGCTACCCCGGTTTTGAAGAACACTGGACCGATCAATCCATCAAGGGTATCGAGCGGCGCAAAGGGCAGACCCGTAAACTGCTCGCCGCCAGCCGGCACCTGAACGAAGACAAACTCACCGACGCCGAAAAACTCGACTACCAGCTCCTGTATCAAGACCTGCTGCTCGAAGTACGTGGCTACCAGTTTCCAGAACACCTGCTGCCCGTCAATCATATGAGCGGCATCCAGCGCAGTGTGCCCGGCGTGCTGAACGCCATGCCCAAAAAAACCTCGGCCGATTACCAGAATATTCTTGCGCGCCTGGAAAAACTCCCCGGTCTGATCGAACAGACCCGCATCCTCATGGAGAAAGGCCTCGCGCAAAAGCTGACACCGCCTCAGATCACCCTCCGCGACCTGCCCGGGCAGATCCGGGCGCTAATCCCCGCGGATCCCAAGCAGAGCCCCCTGCTGAAAGCATTTTACGATATGCCCTCGAGCATTCCCGCCGCTCAGCAAAAAAGACTGCGCACCCGTGCGGTCAATTTTTACCAGAAAACCCTGGTGCAGAACTGGCAGCGATTTGCCGAGTATGTGGAACGGGATTACATCCCCAACGCCAATACCGAAACCGCGTTTACCAAGAACGAAGATGGCATTCGCTGGTACGCCTATAAAGTGGGCAAACAAACCACCACCGACCTGAGCCCGGAAGAGATCCATCGTATCGGGCTGGCCGAAGTGCGCCGTATTCGCAACCAAATGGACGCGATCATCAAAAAGACCGGCTTCGACGGTGATTTTAAAGCGTTCACGGATTTTCTCCGCAACGATCCCCAGTTTTACTACGAAAATAAAGAAGACTTGCTGAAAAACTATCGGGATATCGCCAAGCGCATCGACGGCGAACTGCCGGCGCTGTTTGGCACTTTGCCGCGCCTGCCCTACGGTATCAAACCGATTCCGGAATACTCGGAAAAATCCCAGACCACCGCCTATTACCAACCGGGTTCTATGGAAGCGGGTCGCGCCGGGGTATTTTTTGCCAATACCTACAACCTGAAAAGCCGCCCGACCTGGGAGATGGAGGCACTGACCGTGCATGAAGCTATGCCGGGGCACCACCTGCAGATCGCTCTGGCGCAGGAACAGAAAGATATCCACCCACTGCGCCGCAACAAGTTTTACACCGGCTTTGTCGAGGGTTGGGGCCTCTACTCCGAGAGCCTGGGATACGACCTCGGCCTGTATAAAGATCCGTACAATGAGTTTGGCGCACTGACCTACGATATGTGGCGCGCGGTGCGGCTGGTAGTGGATACCGGCATGCATCAACTAGGCTGGAGCCGGGACGAGGCGATCCAGTATTTCATGAGCAACAGCGCCAAACCGGAGCACGATATCGTAGTGGAAATTGACCGCTATCTGGTGTGGCCGGGACAGGCGCTGGCCTACAAGGTGGGCCAGTTGAAAATCCAGGAAATCCGCGCCCGCGCAGAAGAGGCACTGGGGAACAACTTTGATATCCGCCAGTTCCACGATGCATTGCTCGGCGCCGGGGCGCTGCCACTGAATGTCCTGGAAAGACGTATGAACCGCTGGATTGAATCCCAGGGTGGTGAGATCAGCAACAGCCAACCGGCCGTGGAAGCGAGCGGTCAGGCTGCACTGAATTAA
- a CDS encoding Na(+)/H(+) antiporter subunit D, whose protein sequence is MVEVAPFIPFFLAAGLGLFLRGWARGLLFIAVPVLGLANLWQLGASVPGLEFGHYTILDFNLLLFKADRLSLLFGYLFHIAALLSVIYALHVRDTLQQVASMLYAGSALGAVFAGDLITLFIFWELLALTSVFLVWARRNGRAYMAGLRYFTLHILSGLLLLGGVIFYSQAHDTLAIGQIGLDGSLFENPAGWLIFLAFGIKCAFPFFHGWLIDAYPESTPTGTVFLSAFTTKVAVYGLARAFPGTELLVYIGATMACFPIFYAVIENDLRRVLAYSLINQLGFMVVGIGIGTSLAINGAVAHAFNDVIFKGLLFMSMGAVLHVTGKINGSELGGLYKKMPKTTVLCIIGAASISAFPLFSGFVSKSMVMSAAIKNGYDGVWLILLFASAGVFHHAGIKIPYFAFFAHDAKLPAREPPVNMLIAMTIAAALCLTIGIYPQALYSLLPYEMSYTPYDVTHVLTQLQLLFFSALAFVWLNLRHLYPPELPSVNLDVDWLYRRLVPDIMRAGFTRLFALDNRLRQAALSGVERLVEGIASHHRAEGVMARNWLTGSMVAGVVLLLGVYLILGWF, encoded by the coding sequence GTGGTTGAAGTTGCACCGTTTATCCCGTTTTTTCTCGCCGCAGGGCTGGGGCTGTTTCTACGCGGCTGGGCGCGCGGGCTGTTGTTTATCGCCGTGCCGGTACTCGGTCTCGCCAATTTATGGCAACTGGGCGCAAGCGTCCCGGGCCTTGAGTTTGGTCACTACACCATTCTCGATTTCAACTTGCTGTTATTCAAGGCGGACCGTCTGAGCCTGCTGTTCGGCTACCTGTTCCATATCGCTGCGCTGCTCTCGGTAATTTACGCCCTGCATGTGCGGGACACCCTGCAGCAGGTGGCAAGCATGCTGTACGCGGGCAGCGCTCTGGGTGCGGTCTTCGCCGGTGACCTGATCACCCTGTTTATCTTCTGGGAGCTGCTGGCCCTGACCTCGGTATTTCTGGTGTGGGCACGGCGGAATGGGCGCGCGTATATGGCGGGGTTGCGCTATTTTACCCTGCACATCCTTTCCGGGTTGCTGCTGCTGGGCGGCGTCATTTTCTACAGCCAGGCCCACGACACACTGGCCATCGGGCAGATCGGCCTCGATGGCAGCCTGTTCGAAAACCCCGCAGGCTGGCTGATCTTCCTTGCCTTCGGCATCAAATGTGCCTTCCCGTTCTTTCACGGCTGGCTCATCGATGCCTATCCGGAGTCCACCCCGACCGGCACCGTATTCCTCAGCGCCTTCACCACCAAAGTGGCGGTATATGGCCTGGCCCGGGCCTTTCCGGGTACCGAGTTACTGGTCTACATCGGCGCCACCATGGCCTGTTTCCCGATCTTCTACGCGGTGATCGAGAACGACCTGCGGCGGGTGCTGGCCTACAGTCTGATCAACCAGCTGGGCTTTATGGTGGTGGGCATCGGTATCGGAACCTCGCTCGCCATCAACGGCGCCGTGGCCCACGCCTTTAATGACGTGATCTTCAAAGGGCTGCTGTTTATGTCCATGGGCGCGGTGCTGCACGTTACCGGCAAGATCAATGGCTCGGAGCTGGGTGGCCTGTACAAGAAAATGCCCAAGACCACGGTGCTGTGCATTATCGGCGCCGCATCGATTTCCGCCTTCCCACTGTTCAGTGGTTTCGTCAGCAAATCCATGGTGATGAGCGCGGCGATCAAGAACGGCTACGACGGGGTCTGGCTGATCCTGCTGTTCGCTTCCGCGGGCGTGTTCCACCACGCGGGGATCAAGATCCCCTATTTCGCCTTCTTCGCCCACGACGCCAAACTGCCGGCCCGCGAGCCGCCGGTCAATATGCTGATCGCCATGACGATCGCAGCGGCCCTGTGCCTGACCATCGGTATCTACCCGCAGGCGCTGTACAGCCTGCTGCCCTATGAAATGTCCTACACCCCCTACGATGTCACTCACGTGCTGACCCAGCTGCAGCTGCTGTTCTTCTCCGCCCTGGCGTTCGTGTGGCTGAACCTGCGCCACCTGTATCCGCCGGAGCTGCCATCGGTAAACCTGGATGTAGACTGGCTCTATCGCCGGCTGGTACCGGATATCATGCGCGCCGGGTTCACCCGCCTGTTTGCCCTGGACAATCGCCTGCGCCAGGCCGCGCTGTCGGGGGTGGAGCGCCTGGTAGAGGGCATCGCCAGCCACCACCGCGCCGAAGGCGTCATGGCCCGCAACTGGCTCACCGGCAGTATGGTGGCTGGTGTGGTCCTGCTGCTGGGGGTCTACCTGATACTGGGTTGGTTCTGA
- a CDS encoding proton-conducting transporter transmembrane domain-containing protein → MNESSLLQLTLLIPLLALTGIQLTARRENLREAVSLIAASALFFTVTRLYQPLLAGDVIAAHWLDILPGLALSFRVEPLGLMFALVASFLWIITTLYAIGYMRGHGEQNQTRFFSLFALSIGAVMGIAFAENLFTLFIFYELLTLCTYPLVTHAGTDKARAGGRIYLGILLGTSVGFFLLAIIATWLLAGTLSFRAGGVFSPGTSLALLSVLLGLFVFGVGKAAIMPFHRWLPAAMVAPTPVSALLHAVAVVKAGVFVLLKICLLIFGIETLQAIPATEWLLYLAGASILLASIIALRQQNLKKRLAYSTVSQLGYITLGALLATSAGMTGSALHIVMHAFGKITLFFCAGAILVAAHKTEVNQLRGLGRQMPVTMTAFLVASLCIIGIPPTGGTWSKWYLMLGTLEAEQWILMGLLMVSSLLSIAYLLPIPLCAFFRGNSQDSAVTAPPVNGASAIREAPLPSLIALTITAAGCIYLLLFPDAFYALIEAGI, encoded by the coding sequence ATGAATGAATCCAGCCTGCTGCAACTGACCCTGTTGATTCCTTTACTGGCACTGACCGGCATCCAGCTTACCGCACGCAGAGAAAACCTCCGCGAGGCAGTTTCGCTGATTGCCGCAAGTGCACTCTTTTTCACGGTCACCCGGCTGTATCAGCCCCTGCTGGCGGGAGATGTTATCGCTGCGCACTGGCTGGATATCCTGCCGGGACTGGCATTGTCCTTCCGTGTGGAACCCCTGGGACTGATGTTTGCACTGGTGGCCAGTTTTCTGTGGATCATCACTACCCTCTACGCCATCGGCTACATGCGCGGTCACGGCGAGCAAAACCAGACCCGTTTTTTCAGCCTGTTTGCGCTGTCCATCGGCGCAGTCATGGGGATCGCCTTTGCCGAAAATCTGTTTACCCTGTTTATTTTTTATGAACTGCTGACCCTGTGCACCTACCCGCTGGTAACACACGCGGGCACCGACAAGGCCCGCGCCGGCGGGCGTATCTATCTCGGCATTCTACTGGGCACGTCAGTGGGGTTCTTCCTGCTGGCAATTATCGCCACCTGGCTGTTGGCCGGTACCCTTTCGTTCCGCGCGGGCGGCGTTTTTTCGCCCGGAACCTCCCTGGCTCTGCTGTCTGTGCTGTTGGGCCTGTTCGTCTTCGGTGTGGGCAAGGCGGCCATCATGCCCTTCCACCGCTGGCTGCCCGCCGCCATGGTGGCACCGACACCAGTCAGCGCGCTGCTGCATGCGGTGGCGGTGGTAAAAGCCGGCGTATTTGTGCTGCTGAAAATCTGTCTGCTGATTTTCGGTATCGAGACCCTGCAGGCCATTCCCGCCACCGAGTGGCTGCTGTATCTGGCCGGCGCTTCCATACTGCTCGCGTCCATTATTGCCCTGCGCCAGCAGAACCTGAAAAAGCGCCTGGCCTACTCCACCGTAAGTCAGCTGGGCTATATCACCCTCGGTGCACTGCTGGCCACCAGTGCAGGCATGACCGGTAGTGCGTTGCATATCGTGATGCACGCGTTTGGCAAGATCACCCTGTTTTTCTGCGCGGGTGCCATTCTGGTGGCGGCACATAAAACAGAAGTCAACCAGTTGCGCGGCCTGGGCCGACAGATGCCGGTCACCATGACCGCATTCCTGGTAGCCAGCCTGTGTATTATCGGCATCCCGCCCACCGGCGGCACCTGGAGCAAGTGGTATCTGATGCTGGGCACCCTGGAAGCGGAACAGTGGATATTGATGGGGCTGCTGATGGTCAGCTCGCTGTTGAGTATCGCCTACCTGCTACCGATTCCTCTGTGCGCATTCTTTCGCGGAAACAGTCAGGATTCTGCGGTGACGGCGCCACCGGTGAACGGTGCCAGTGCGATCAGGGAAGCACCGCTGCCATCGCTTATCGCCCTCACGATTACCGCGGCGGGCTGTATCTATCTACTGCTGTTCCCCGATGCTTTTTATGCACTGATCGAGGCTGGGATCTGA